One part of the Phycisphaeraceae bacterium genome encodes these proteins:
- a CDS encoding histidine phosphatase family protein — translation MLLYVIRHGKTERNSVTGRDDDRVLLLRGVLQARWLADRLVAREHPPIQILSSPIMRAYQTAEAIAARCQLPLVLASELSTTTALGKVMELLNTTYSKSDAPVAIVGHNPTLSNLVSVLVETQAGYFELSTGECAVVELRFDTSSNQALIHTGACTLIDVMRMPN, via the coding sequence ATGCTGCTTTACGTCATTCGCCATGGCAAGACGGAGCGCAACTCTGTCACGGGACGTGATGACGATCGAGTCCTCTTGCTGCGAGGCGTTCTACAGGCGCGCTGGCTAGCAGACCGGCTTGTTGCTCGTGAGCATCCGCCAATACAGATTCTCTCATCACCGATTATGCGTGCCTACCAGACTGCCGAAGCTATAGCCGCCCGCTGCCAACTTCCTCTCGTACTCGCCAGCGAACTCAGCACCACAACAGCGCTCGGCAAAGTGATGGAACTGCTCAATACCACATATTCAAAGAGCGATGCGCCGGTTGCCATCGTTGGGCACAACCCAACGCTCTCGAATCTCGTAAGTGTGCTGGTCGAGACACAGGCTGGGTACTTCGAACTGAGTACCGGCGAATGCGCAGTCGTGGAGCTTCGATTCGATACAAGCTCAAACCAGGCATTGATTCATACAGGCGCATGCACGCTGATTGATGTCATGCGAATGCCGAACTGA
- a CDS encoding endonuclease/exonuclease/phosphatase family protein: protein MLLVTGLATDSAFGQVDFRMLTWNIETVGTPGSSQYNAAVAVLNRLGADVVAINEVANNDDANSLQALASATGYQYVLVPSSNPFGATRNAIISKWPFTQTTFHTSPALSGSSSANDITRWIVEAVIEPGNAGTPVHILSEHWKASTANEDEFRRAVESIRISQAIAGLDTASDYFIVCGDVNDEIDTQPNSPAIFTSVPSGVPGSFVLGPDIQAMLSSGGIPNNPFAALGVNVTLSAIPARQKDNSDVTRPSSGRRLDYVFVSGALLFQGYQAEVYDSLDEALPGGLMKFGSPLAGNTCALAADHLPVIVDLQIESSICYPDCDENNTLNVFDYICFGNAYASQQIYADCDGSGSFNVFDYICFGNAYATGCP from the coding sequence GTGTTGCTTGTCACTGGACTCGCAACCGATTCAGCCTTTGGTCAGGTCGACTTCCGAATGCTCACGTGGAACATTGAAACAGTTGGCACTCCGGGAAGCAGCCAGTACAACGCCGCAGTCGCTGTATTGAACAGGCTTGGTGCCGATGTCGTTGCTATCAATGAGGTCGCAAACAATGACGACGCCAACAGCCTTCAGGCGCTGGCAAGCGCGACGGGGTATCAGTACGTGCTTGTTCCCAGCAGCAACCCGTTCGGCGCAACCCGCAACGCGATCATCTCAAAGTGGCCGTTCACGCAGACGACATTTCACACATCACCAGCGCTCTCAGGATCATCCAGCGCAAACGATATCACACGATGGATTGTTGAAGCGGTGATTGAACCCGGAAATGCTGGCACGCCCGTCCACATCCTCAGCGAACACTGGAAGGCAAGCACAGCGAACGAGGACGAGTTCCGTCGCGCAGTAGAATCGATCCGCATCAGCCAGGCGATAGCAGGACTCGACACCGCGTCTGACTACTTCATCGTGTGCGGCGATGTCAACGATGAGATTGACACGCAGCCAAACTCGCCAGCTATTTTTACTTCTGTCCCGAGCGGAGTACCCGGATCGTTTGTGCTCGGACCGGATATTCAGGCAATGCTGAGTTCGGGTGGTATTCCGAACAACCCCTTTGCTGCGCTTGGTGTGAATGTCACGCTGTCTGCGATCCCCGCTCGCCAGAAAGATAACTCTGATGTCACGCGGCCGTCGTCGGGACGAAGGCTCGACTATGTGTTCGTCAGCGGTGCGTTGCTCTTTCAAGGGTATCAGGCAGAAGTATATGACTCGCTGGACGAGGCATTGCCTGGCGGGCTCATGAAGTTTGGATCCCCGCTTGCAGGAAACACATGCGCTCTGGCTGCTGACCATTTGCCGGTGATTGTTGATCTTCAGATCGAGTCATCGATCTGCTATCCCGATTGTGACGAGAACAACACGCTCAACGTGTTCGACTACATCTGCTTCGGGAACGCCTACGCATCACAACAAATATACGCAGACTGCGATGGGAGCGGATCGTTCAATGTGTTTGATTACATCTGCTTTGGGAACGCGTACGCGACCGGATGTCCTTAA
- a CDS encoding GNAT family N-acetyltransferase: protein MTVPMMKTVNLDTDELQGKYAESVASWLLDAEEPFSSWLHEGRENAQTFVNKLMNQRASLRWLGRVTVGLQESTPIGGFIGISGKQMQLCATSDALAFIRAVPREQHAERSNRFRDAYATFPSVPSATYLLSHFGITPSVRGKGLSTPLLKAFLLRGAQLGFTMFQLNVACENEPAIRLYSSHGFKVDHTFSIPKTSMQFHCMRLAC from the coding sequence ATGACAGTGCCAATGATGAAAACAGTCAATCTTGATACTGACGAACTGCAAGGAAAGTATGCCGAGTCCGTTGCAAGTTGGTTGCTTGATGCTGAAGAACCCTTTTCCTCTTGGCTCCATGAGGGGCGTGAAAACGCACAAACCTTTGTCAACAAGTTGATGAACCAGCGCGCGTCGCTTCGCTGGCTCGGCAGAGTTACTGTTGGCTTGCAAGAGAGCACTCCTATCGGCGGGTTCATTGGAATCAGCGGAAAGCAAATGCAGCTTTGTGCAACATCGGATGCGCTCGCATTTATCAGAGCTGTTCCACGGGAGCAGCACGCAGAGCGGAGCAACAGATTTCGTGACGCATACGCCACGTTTCCAAGCGTGCCAAGCGCTACCTATCTGCTCAGCCACTTTGGCATCACACCCTCTGTGAGAGGCAAAGGGCTTTCAACGCCTCTGCTTAAGGCTTTTCTGCTGCGTGGAGCACAGCTTGGATTTACAATGTTCCAGTTGAACGTTGCCTGTGAGAACGAACCAGCAATACGGTTGTACTCGTCGCACGGATTCAAAGTAGACCACACATTCTCGATTCCCAAGACGAGCATGCAGTTTCATTGCATGAGGCTTGCATGCTAG
- a CDS encoding acyl carrier protein: protein MTTPSAEQIRAFLLIHFADRFEQHNVDVSSIDDSYDLLREGIIDSLGILEMMGALEDEFGQAVDLEDMDPERMTQLGPLTDFLEQQWKAQA from the coding sequence ATGACGACACCATCCGCAGAACAGATCCGCGCATTCCTGCTTATCCATTTCGCAGATCGCTTTGAGCAGCACAACGTCGACGTATCAAGTATTGACGATTCGTATGACCTGCTGAGGGAGGGCATCATTGACTCATTGGGCATTCTTGAGATGATGGGCGCATTGGAAGACGAGTTCGGGCAAGCCGTTGACCTCGAAGACATGGATCCCGAACGGATGACGCAACTCGGGCCGCTGACTGACTTTCTTGAACAACAATGGAAGGCTCAGGCATGA
- a CDS encoding amino acid adenylation domain-containing protein, whose product MPTDPAHTTTLGMIDGFLHSCVHHPSRPALEVDGASFTYTDLLERAAVFALTILKHKNDDTHYIGVFAHRSATAFAGVLGALLSGHGYVPLNMTYPVDRTRIMLNHSGCSIVIVDERSETQLSELLAGIDRSLLLVLPHKDDTSDLRSQFPKHSFVGALELDEVHDTAKSFDPTLIPHRPEAYVLYTSGSTGAPKGVSLTRANVDAFVSAAQLRYNITHEDRLSQCFDMTFDLSVFDMFMAWTHGACLCCPTAKEVVAPGKFVRDAGLTVWFSVPSVATFMQQFGMVKPDRYPLLRWSLFCGEALPVALSQVWQKAAPNSVIENLYGPTELTIACTVYRFDENKTPDEAELGTVPIGEPFHNMEAIVVDEHMKPVAPGEAGELICTGPQLATGYLHDPEKTSAAFVRISGRSETFYRTGDLVRNPAAGKPMTFLGRVDNQIKMRGFRIEPGEIEVVLIDETGAPTAVAVGWPITPNGAGGIVAFVETDALDVASLDERVKLRLPPYMVPREYRSLAKFPRNANGKVDRKALIATLENKA is encoded by the coding sequence ATGCCGACTGACCCCGCACACACGACAACTCTTGGCATGATTGATGGGTTTCTTCACTCATGCGTGCACCACCCGTCCCGTCCCGCACTCGAAGTCGATGGTGCGTCTTTCACATACACAGACCTTCTTGAACGTGCGGCCGTGTTTGCATTGACGATTCTCAAGCATAAGAACGACGACACTCACTATATTGGCGTCTTTGCCCACCGATCAGCAACCGCATTTGCTGGCGTGCTTGGAGCATTGCTGAGCGGACACGGGTATGTGCCTCTCAACATGACATACCCGGTCGATCGCACAAGGATTATGCTGAATCACTCGGGCTGCAGCATCGTGATTGTGGATGAAAGGTCCGAAACGCAACTCTCAGAGCTTCTTGCAGGCATTGATCGATCGCTGCTTCTCGTGCTCCCACACAAGGATGACACATCAGATCTGCGTTCACAGTTCCCGAAGCACTCATTTGTGGGTGCATTAGAGTTAGATGAAGTTCATGACACTGCCAAATCGTTTGATCCAACATTGATTCCGCACAGGCCCGAAGCGTACGTTCTTTACACTTCGGGTAGCACCGGAGCACCAAAGGGTGTCTCGCTCACACGTGCGAACGTCGACGCCTTTGTGAGCGCTGCCCAGCTTCGGTACAACATCACGCATGAGGATCGTCTCTCACAATGCTTTGATATGACGTTTGATCTATCTGTCTTTGATATGTTCATGGCCTGGACACACGGCGCATGTCTCTGCTGCCCCACTGCGAAGGAAGTTGTTGCACCCGGGAAGTTTGTGCGAGACGCGGGACTGACCGTGTGGTTTTCTGTTCCTTCCGTCGCGACATTCATGCAGCAGTTCGGGATGGTCAAACCCGATCGCTATCCGCTGTTGCGATGGAGCCTGTTCTGTGGCGAAGCACTTCCTGTCGCGCTCTCGCAAGTATGGCAGAAAGCCGCGCCAAACTCTGTGATTGAAAATCTGTATGGACCAACCGAACTAACAATCGCTTGCACCGTTTACAGATTTGATGAGAACAAAACACCTGACGAGGCAGAGCTTGGCACTGTGCCAATTGGTGAGCCGTTCCACAACATGGAAGCGATAGTTGTTGATGAGCATATGAAACCGGTTGCACCAGGCGAAGCTGGAGAACTCATCTGCACAGGACCACAGCTTGCAACTGGCTACCTGCACGATCCTGAAAAAACATCTGCTGCGTTTGTCCGCATCTCGGGTAGATCGGAGACTTTCTACAGGACTGGTGATCTTGTCAGAAATCCCGCTGCGGGCAAGCCAATGACATTCCTTGGTCGAGTCGACAACCAGATAAAAATGCGAGGATTCCGCATTGAGCCTGGAGAAATTGAAGTCGTGCTTATCGACGAAACAGGTGCTCCAACAGCAGTAGCCGTAGGCTGGCCGATAACACCGAACGGTGCGGGTGGTATCGTTGCCTTTGTTGAAACAGACGCACTCGACGTTGCCTCGCTCGATGAACGCGTAAAGCTTCGATTGCCTCCGTACATGGTTCCGCGCGAGTACCGATCACTTGCGAAGTTTCCTCGGAATGCAAACGGCAAAGTGGATCGCAAGGCGCTGATTGCAACTCTGGAGAACAAGGCATGA
- a CDS encoding CatB-related O-acetyltransferase — MGAPFVPFAFPSGTTIGRYCSIFITTRAFNANHPMNIRSTHALFYNPKLGLVHEDLITRPPLTIGNDVLIGHGAIILPSVRSIGHGAVIGAGSVVHADVVPYAVMVGHPARKVRSRFSQETINEIIASAWWDKSPDELRDSIDEFRIPLDGSDEVR; from the coding sequence ATGGGAGCTCCGTTTGTCCCGTTCGCGTTCCCCTCTGGCACAACCATCGGTCGGTACTGCTCTATTTTCATCACGACGCGCGCGTTCAATGCGAACCATCCGATGAACATCCGATCGACGCATGCACTTTTTTATAACCCGAAGCTCGGTCTTGTTCATGAAGATCTCATCACGCGGCCGCCACTCACCATAGGAAATGACGTGCTGATTGGGCATGGCGCAATCATTCTGCCGTCAGTTCGCTCTATTGGGCATGGGGCTGTGATCGGCGCGGGATCGGTTGTCCATGCCGATGTCGTACCCTACGCCGTCATGGTTGGCCATCCTGCACGCAAGGTGCGTTCGCGATTTTCACAGGAAACCATCAACGAGATCATCGCGTCGGCATGGTGGGACAAATCGCCTGATGAGTTACGAGATTCGATCGATGAGTTTCGGATACCACTCGATGGGTCAGATGAAGTTCGGTAG
- a CDS encoding ThiF family adenylyltransferase, with protein MSTSANTDRYRRQMTLPGFGISGQRLLADANVVIAGVGALGCVAADILCRAGVGCITVIDRDIVELTNLQRQVLYDTSHVGMPKAIAAADRIAQINPDVRTHPMITDLTHTNIEQIFRQTGSTPAVVLDGTDNFETRLLINDLCVRDAIPWVYCGCVGTMGMVMPILPAKGESHTACLRCVVPEAPAPGSMPTCETAGVLAAVVSIAASAMAAEAMKIIIGKPELVNRSLLEFDVWNNQRRRLDAYGLFDDQCSCCVKRDFAYLQGTRSSAVVGLCGRDAVQVMPDGEGTADLLAIAAALGAHGDVRSHTAFTHVRFAGENKFEMTVFGDGRAIVTGTRDESVARQIYARYVGM; from the coding sequence ATGAGTACGTCCGCAAACACAGACCGGTATCGCAGGCAGATGACACTGCCCGGCTTCGGCATTTCGGGACAGCGACTGCTTGCTGATGCGAATGTTGTGATTGCAGGTGTTGGTGCTCTCGGCTGCGTTGCTGCGGATATTCTGTGTCGGGCTGGTGTCGGTTGCATCACGGTCATCGATCGCGATATTGTCGAACTGACAAATCTGCAGCGACAGGTGCTGTACGACACGTCGCACGTCGGTATGCCCAAGGCAATCGCTGCTGCCGACAGGATTGCTCAGATCAACCCTGATGTGCGCACGCACCCGATGATCACGGACCTGACACACACGAACATCGAACAGATCTTTCGCCAAACTGGGAGCACACCTGCGGTAGTGCTCGACGGGACCGACAACTTCGAGACACGTCTGCTTATCAATGACCTGTGCGTGCGCGATGCGATTCCGTGGGTGTACTGCGGCTGCGTTGGCACGATGGGCATGGTGATGCCGATTCTTCCAGCAAAGGGAGAAAGCCATACCGCGTGCTTGCGATGTGTTGTGCCCGAAGCGCCGGCACCGGGATCAATGCCGACGTGTGAGACCGCAGGTGTGCTGGCTGCAGTTGTGTCAATTGCTGCGAGCGCGATGGCAGCCGAAGCAATGAAGATCATCATCGGCAAGCCGGAACTCGTGAATCGTTCGCTGCTTGAGTTCGATGTCTGGAACAACCAACGCAGAAGGCTTGATGCGTATGGTCTCTTCGACGATCAGTGCTCGTGCTGTGTGAAACGCGACTTTGCGTACCTGCAAGGCACGCGGTCATCAGCGGTGGTGGGGTTGTGCGGACGTGACGCGGTGCAGGTGATGCCAGATGGGGAAGGAACAGCCGATCTTCTCGCGATTGCTGCTGCGCTTGGTGCGCACGGCGATGTGCGGTCTCACACTGCATTCACGCATGTCCGGTTCGCAGGTGAGAACAAGTTCGAGATGACCGTGTTCGGGGATGGGCGGGCGATTGTTACAGGCACACGGGACGAGTCGGTTGCCCGCCAGATCTATGCACGATATGTGGGCATGTAG
- the metG gene encoding methionine--tRNA ligase subunit beta, producing the protein MTDATETTAKPIVNFEEFAKLDLRVAKVLSAENHPNADRLFVLKLDDGSGEPRQICAGIRGYYEPEQLLGKLIVICANLAPRKIRGEESRGMLLAASDAAKGEEERNVVVLSPSSDIAPGAIVS; encoded by the coding sequence GTGACAGACGCAACCGAGACAACAGCCAAACCCATCGTCAACTTCGAGGAGTTCGCCAAGCTTGACCTCCGCGTTGCAAAGGTGCTCAGTGCCGAGAATCATCCCAACGCGGACAGACTCTTTGTGTTGAAACTGGACGACGGATCAGGTGAGCCTCGCCAGATCTGCGCCGGAATTCGTGGGTACTACGAGCCCGAGCAACTGCTCGGCAAACTTATTGTGATCTGCGCAAATCTCGCACCACGCAAGATCCGTGGCGAGGAATCACGCGGCATGCTGCTCGCTGCGAGTGACGCTGCAAAGGGTGAGGAAGAGCGCAATGTTGTTGTGCTCTCGCCGAGCAGCGATATTGCACCGGGCGCAATTGTGTCGTAA
- a CDS encoding sigma-70 family RNA polymerase sigma factor produces the protein MDEPVAPANVHASPRRVDVALSRTDETDEQTSLPTEHAFDPAIVAQAAAGNEQAWAKLVDEFGRRLYALAKSRLRSAELAEEITQSVFATVAQRLRSGSYAELGKFEPWLFRIAVNRIRDEVRRTSRHASPTDPVAFSGVSSREGHAPADPHDLSQLRDAIAQLPETDQQIIMLRHHAQMSFQDMADTLEQPLGTLLARHHRALKKLRTIIESMNEQD, from the coding sequence TTGGATGAACCAGTCGCACCAGCCAACGTCCACGCCAGCCCTCGGCGGGTCGATGTCGCATTGTCTCGGACAGATGAGACAGATGAACAAACCAGCCTACCAACAGAGCATGCTTTCGACCCAGCCATCGTTGCACAGGCGGCAGCCGGCAACGAGCAGGCGTGGGCAAAGCTCGTGGACGAGTTCGGTCGTCGGCTGTACGCCCTGGCAAAGTCGCGGTTGCGGAGTGCTGAACTTGCAGAGGAAATCACACAATCCGTGTTCGCAACAGTCGCCCAGCGATTGCGATCCGGGTCGTACGCAGAACTGGGCAAGTTTGAGCCGTGGTTGTTCCGGATCGCGGTCAATCGCATCCGCGACGAGGTTCGCAGAACATCCCGCCACGCATCTCCGACGGATCCGGTGGCGTTCTCGGGTGTCAGCTCACGAGAGGGGCACGCGCCCGCAGATCCTCATGACCTGTCACAGCTGCGCGACGCGATCGCACAACTGCCCGAGACAGACCAGCAGATCATCATGCTTCGACATCACGCGCAGATGAGTTTTCAGGACATGGCAGACACACTCGAACAACCCCTCGGCACACTGCTTGCAAGGCACCACCGGGCATTGAAAAAACTCCGCACGATCATCGAGAGCATGAACGAGCAGGATTGA
- a CDS encoding DUF4286 family protein — MGECVYTVTATMPDQKTGDRYVAWLKDGHIDAVLRGGATTGRILNVVEPEGAIRYQTQYIFPSMEAYHTYVREHAPALRSEGLERFGPNSGVVFERTVGLVV; from the coding sequence ATGGGTGAATGTGTGTACACCGTGACTGCGACCATGCCGGACCAAAAGACCGGCGATCGGTATGTTGCGTGGCTGAAAGATGGGCATATCGACGCGGTGCTGCGTGGCGGTGCGACAACGGGCAGAATCCTCAACGTGGTCGAGCCCGAGGGAGCCATCCGGTACCAGACGCAGTACATCTTCCCATCAATGGAAGCCTACCACACATACGTCCGAGAACATGCACCGGCGTTACGATCGGAAGGACTCGAACGATTTGGGCCAAATTCAGGCGTTGTCTTCGAACGAACGGTGGGGCTCGTCGTATGA
- a CDS encoding sigma-70 family RNA polymerase sigma factor: protein MVPGLSMPMPIGFDLLAGGVFPHRSTARRGPRQTTFRKPATAKRGADVNELTDEQLVEAHRSGDRAAMRTLIERYHNDLYRFLYRLLGNSASAEDVFQDAFLQVHLSAETFDVTRRFKPWLYTIAANKARDLMRRRARRFALDLSAPVGDDSGTTFVDLLAIETDPPDKALDDRERSNLVQEALNAMPVMLREILLLAYFQRLSYAQIAEDLEIPLGTVKSRLHSAVANFAKRWQEVLAKYDSESEHAVNQKEER, encoded by the coding sequence ATGGTTCCAGGCCTGTCCATGCCCATGCCGATCGGGTTTGATCTTCTCGCGGGAGGGGTGTTTCCGCATCGATCGACTGCCCGCCGTGGGCCGCGCCAGACCACGTTCCGCAAACCCGCGACAGCAAAGCGCGGTGCAGATGTGAACGAACTGACCGACGAGCAGTTGGTCGAGGCCCATCGGTCCGGCGATCGGGCTGCGATGCGCACGCTGATCGAACGCTATCACAACGATCTGTATCGATTCCTGTATCGCCTGCTCGGAAACTCAGCGAGCGCCGAGGACGTGTTCCAGGACGCATTCCTGCAGGTGCACCTGTCTGCTGAGACATTCGATGTCACGCGCCGGTTCAAGCCGTGGCTGTACACAATTGCAGCGAACAAGGCACGCGATCTGATGCGTCGCCGGGCGCGACGGTTTGCGCTCGATCTTTCCGCGCCAGTCGGTGACGACTCGGGAACAACATTTGTTGATCTGCTCGCGATCGAGACCGATCCGCCGGATAAGGCACTTGACGATCGCGAGCGCAGCAATCTTGTGCAGGAAGCGCTCAACGCGATGCCGGTAATGCTGCGCGAGATCCTGCTGCTGGCGTACTTCCAGCGTCTGAGCTACGCGCAGATCGCGGAGGATCTTGAGATCCCGCTCGGCACGGTGAAGTCGCGCCTGCACAGTGCTGTTGCAAACTTTGCCAAGCGCTGGCAGGAAGTGCTTGCCAAGTATGACAGCGAGTCGGAGCACGCTGTCAATCAGAAGGAAGAACGGTAA
- a CDS encoding 50S ribosomal protein L35, with translation MPKNKPHKGILKRVRISKTGLVRHRIAGHKHLRSGKTAKRLRQMRNDPYMVGVEAKRMQKMIFRRLRGRNQARRDAANSAGE, from the coding sequence ATGCCGAAGAATAAGCCCCACAAGGGAATCTTAAAACGCGTTCGTATTTCCAAGACCGGTCTGGTCCGTCATCGCATTGCTGGACACAAGCACTTGCGTTCCGGGAAGACCGCCAAGCGTCTCCGTCAGATGCGGAATGATCCGTACATGGTTGGCGTCGAAGCAAAGCGCATGCAGAAGATGATCTTCCGTCGACTGCGCGGTCGGAATCAGGCCCGCCGTGATGCGGCAAACTCGGCTGGCGAGTAA
- the rplT gene encoding 50S ribosomal protein L20, translating to MPRVRKGAARTQARKRLLRRAKGYYGVRKNHKYLARDAVIRAGCYAYRDRRNRKRDFRSLWITRITAACRMRGTRYSVLMNGLRLAGVNLNRKMLSQIAIEDPKLFDKICKIGVDASVAAK from the coding sequence ATGCCACGTGTACGCAAGGGCGCTGCCCGCACTCAGGCTCGCAAACGTCTTCTTCGCAGAGCCAAAGGTTATTACGGTGTTCGCAAGAACCACAAATATCTCGCCAGAGATGCGGTCATACGTGCGGGCTGCTATGCCTACCGCGATCGTCGCAATCGCAAGCGTGATTTCCGTTCGCTTTGGATCACACGTATCACGGCAGCATGCCGCATGCGTGGTACACGATACTCCGTGCTCATGAACGGTCTGCGTCTTGCTGGTGTCAATCTCAATCGCAAGATGCTCTCACAGATCGCAATCGAGGATCCCAAGCTTTTCGATAAGATCTGTAAGATCGGTGTCGACGCGTCGGTTGCAGCAAAGTAA
- a CDS encoding NAD(P)H-dependent oxidoreductase — MKHEPLKIVAFAGSVRDGARSSAGLRIAVDQFGHMDGVDVVVVDLRDISLPMPGRSDDDTTQTFRDLVESADGVFLATPEYHGSFSSVTKLAIDNLGFPSVLRGKPVALLGVAAGRIGAIKALEHLRSVCSHLGALVLPGPISVANAGAIFDDNGNCTDASIEKAIRGLADQLVEYVRTFTVGKCSLEESARA, encoded by the coding sequence ATGAAACACGAGCCTTTGAAAATCGTTGCATTTGCTGGAAGTGTGCGTGATGGCGCAAGGTCAAGCGCAGGATTGCGTATCGCGGTTGATCAGTTCGGGCACATGGATGGCGTGGATGTTGTTGTTGTTGATCTACGGGATATCTCGCTCCCAATGCCGGGCAGATCTGATGATGACACAACACAGACGTTTCGTGATCTTGTGGAAAGCGCCGATGGCGTGTTCCTTGCAACGCCGGAATACCACGGGTCGTTCTCAAGCGTGACCAAGCTCGCGATCGACAATCTCGGATTTCCAAGTGTGCTTCGAGGGAAACCTGTTGCTTTGCTTGGAGTTGCGGCCGGTCGTATCGGAGCTATCAAGGCGCTGGAACACCTGCGAAGTGTGTGTTCGCATCTTGGAGCACTGGTACTGCCGGGGCCGATCTCTGTTGCGAACGCTGGCGCAATCTTTGATGACAACGGCAACTGCACTGATGCGTCGATCGAAAAAGCAATCCGTGGTCTTGCCGATCAGTTGGTCGAATACGTGCGCACATTCACCGTCGGCAAGTGCTCGCTTGAAGAATCAGCGCGAGCGTAA
- a CDS encoding biopolymer transporter ExbD, which produces MKMIPDTHTPHRRRLPMTSLIDVVFLLLIYFIVTSSMSPAEAELLSGLQAEQRKTGGASDIQPQVVLVDVVEGKPAFIMGARVMRTKDELVSVLKQLPQDAGVFVKVTGFAPVQAAATALQAVRDAGFVRVTYVPADEPHG; this is translated from the coding sequence GTGAAAATGATCCCCGACACACATACCCCCCATCGTCGTCGGCTTCCCATGACCAGCCTGATCGACGTTGTGTTCCTTCTGCTGATCTACTTCATTGTCACATCATCCATGAGCCCTGCTGAGGCCGAACTGCTCTCGGGACTTCAAGCAGAGCAACGCAAGACCGGAGGTGCCTCAGACATACAGCCGCAGGTCGTACTGGTCGATGTTGTCGAGGGGAAACCAGCGTTCATCATGGGAGCTCGCGTCATGCGAACAAAGGATGAGCTTGTATCTGTGCTGAAGCAGCTTCCGCAGGATGCTGGTGTGTTTGTCAAGGTCACAGGATTTGCTCCGGTACAGGCTGCTGCTACAGCATTGCAGGCCGTTCGAGATGCCGGATTCGTTCGGGTGACCTATGTTCCTGCAGATGAGCCGCATGGGTAA
- a CDS encoding biopolymer transporter ExbD, whose translation MTPMIDVVLQLIIFFMYTAQYTQATRTPMDLPDEPGEEVGDIERNVITIEVMLNGTIMVDQQTITLDTLMQKVQVEITDLGSPESLEILIRAHRDCPSATINAIAVRLAELGVRSWSLGTSDQGGGM comes from the coding sequence ATGACACCCATGATCGATGTTGTACTCCAACTCATTATCTTCTTCATGTATACGGCGCAATATACACAAGCAACAAGAACACCAATGGATCTGCCCGACGAACCGGGCGAGGAAGTCGGTGACATCGAACGGAACGTTATTACCATTGAGGTGATGCTCAATGGAACAATCATGGTCGATCAGCAAACCATCACACTCGACACCCTGATGCAGAAAGTGCAAGTCGAGATCACGGACCTTGGCAGTCCGGAGTCGCTGGAGATTCTCATCCGGGCGCATCGTGATTGCCCCAGCGCAACGATCAACGCGATCGCGGTGCGCCTGGCAGAACTCGGTGTGCGCAGCTGGAGCCTCGGCACGAGCGATCAAGGTGGTGGCATGTGA